A window of Chrysoperla carnea chromosome 3, inChrCarn1.1, whole genome shotgun sequence genomic DNA:
tatatagtcgcatcaatgaatgtttttactcggaagtcctcaataacagctccgatttgtatgactttttttcaaaatgattgattttatgtatattatttaaaatcagaaacatttcagatgggggaaataatctggagggggaatatGCAATatcgcgactgatatatcgaggCCCAGTTTAAATCGCTAATAATAGAAgtttcgagaagatattgattttatactgtaggtgtcacataagaaaagatttttcgaaattcattccctaaaagggtgaaatttggggataaaagtttgtttgaaaatatataaaaacagtcatttttcTCAGCTTTTCTTTATAACTGTAACAAAAGATAATTCATAAAACATGTTAGAGGTTTCACTGTAAAAGTACAGTACCTACCTAAGTACTTAAGTACTTTTCAAATCTCtaaggtaaataataattattgacgTTCATATAAACAACAAAGTTATCTTAAACAATCAAACTTGTATATAATgtcacataaaattaataacaaaaaccgTATGTATTTATACACATATaccatatacacatatacagcGTGTTCTCAAGttttaatctgaaaattttttcagattaaatttctgaatttcgtaacatattcttaaaaaaaacacacaagaattaaaaaacaacacccttacattaaaaaacacacgtatgcatgtagttatacatatctgtatatgtatttgcctatacacacataggcatatattatacaaatataagtacattttccaactttaatttagctataacatgaaatcctgtcatttccatgacttgtgaccatgggaacttttctttagaataacttaaactatcatttggGAGAAGTATAATTTAGGAGAAGTCTTTTAATTCTTGCACTCTTAATACAACATCCTTTATACACGTATAGTCAgtatattttatcttattactttttacaaaagttttcgCAAACATTTCTTGGCTACATAATAGATAgacagatagatagatagactACAGTTTAATGTACTTACTTaccaaaataacatttaattgaattagtactaatatttaataaaaatattatatttaataaaatttattaacacgCAGATTTGACTGTTTTGATCCTATATTGATTATAgacaataaacatttttatatctaccatgtatacagagtgtttttttttaagttgacatatgcttgaaactcgataaataaacttaatcgaggaaaatacttcggacgaaaaaaaaaaaatctcattcTGATTcgtaactgacaaacattagataaacgcttcaaattagaaagttgttctttatgaatacgcaaaactttttttctaaaccgaatagtttagacaataATTGCtaacaaaaatctagcttttaattcaatatgaacaaaaatggtctttatagaaaaacaaaccacttttattagattcataaacatcactgttaactcCTTGgggacgcaaattaggttagaaacattatatagtatgtatccAGGTCcagatattgtatatattttaaatttatacgtacCATATATGTTTGCTTATAGTATTATACTATATCCATTGAGGAGTAAGATAATAGATAGGTACTCtgattactttgtgtgtaataGTGGATATCATTCTTTACtcacatgacgtaaaaaacaaacaattatttaatcaacACTATCCATATATGATATTTCAACCATTtgttcagtcaattgtttgttttcacttatttagttagttttgtatattcttttttatattattacatcatGTCAATTTTCATTAACGTATAAAATACGTATCTACCACCCCCAGTCTAACTAACAAATGTAACAAACATCTAATAAGTCATATACTTAAAAAGGGTGTCCATAAAGATTAACGCAAGATTTTAATGTTTGCCCATTTGCGTGATGAAGTATTGAAGTAACATCTGGTGGTTTGGGGTTTTATTAAATGAAGGAAATGCAGCGTGGAATTTTAGCAGCTACAGAACCCGATAGTATAAACAACTATGATTGAAATGATGATATACCTTCATCAAATAGTTCTGGTCCTCTATtaaggaaaaaagttttttgaggtACATACTTCGTGACCATAGGGGTGGTTCGAAATgtcatcaaaaaacaaaaacaaaaatccatcaATGTTTAGCTTTTTACGTTTTGACGCTGCCgaagatttttatttcatcCAGATGGCAAAACGGTCTAAACTGACTTTTTATCATAAAGTACAACCAAAGAATACAGAATACCTGAcaccctatttttttttatcaggatTAATTTTGAGAGTAgtggataaataaattaataatacatattttttaatgttttaaaaaaacgagaataaaggtttaattttaaaaattttattttcaattgattgcCCCATTtccatggaatttttttgaacagtTGAAAACCATGTTATGGATATAGTTGTTTATCATCACCATGTATCTGATTAAAAATgagataaacttttttgttttttatcgctcctttttacaatttgacgctggacatagttctatttttttcaacCAGGTGGATTCCTAATTTGACGCTTAAAGCCAGCGTCAAGCATCATCATGAAGTTACATCTTTTAAATTTGACGCTCCACATAGTTCTATTTTTTCAGCTAGATAGCATCCTAATTTGTCGCTCAAAGCCAGCGTCAGGCGTCATCATGAAATTACATCTTCTCTTGTCAGGGTTACCAACTTAGGGGTTTTCCCCCCAAATTTAGGGGTTTAAAAAGTCTAATGGGGTTTTTTTAGGGGTGTTATATTTTTAGGGGTATTTTTAgggattttttttcaacttcgaatattcacttttttaaggttttcaggttaaaaaacgaataattatattatttaaataattcaatttggtatttgattattgattaattatttataaacgattatgtaattaatgtaataatacttaattgtttattttattaataacatttatttaataatgtttttttttttttttttttttaagggaatCTCGCAGCAATTGTATTTTAGGGGATTTTAGGGGTTTTTGGTTGGAGCTTTAGggggaaaaaattttgagagTTGGCAACACTGTCTCTTGTTGCCATTTtaaccatagagataatacagaTCGATTGTATTCATATCTCCATGCTTTATGATTTGGGCACACTGTGATTTTAAGTACTTGGCACgatatgaatgaatttttattatctatgagGCTTGAGCATGTTTGGATAATGTtgtgaaaatttgattaaaacaaatattattccattttaataaattttatttttatttctattgaacataaataacagatttctcagtcagtcagttaaatgttaaCAGAACTGGTCAGTCTGTCCTAATCCATAATATAGTACATTTTATGTCATCCTTTTTTACAAATCTACAATTCCAGTATGAATCTTTTTATGTCGAACTAAACTACTTTGTactgtaaatgttttattacaaagatcacaagaaaatggtttttcttcagTGTGAATCCGTTTATGAATAGTTAAAGCGTCTTTTCGactaaatttttcattacaaaaatcacatgaaaatggtttttccccgGTGTGAAGTATTTTATGAGTAGCTAAATTGTCTTgtcgagtaaaatttttattacaaatatcacaagaaaatttattttcgtttgagtaaaatggtttttctccggtatgacttcgtttatgtttaactaaatgaTGTTGTtgagtatattttttacaacaaatatcacatgaaaatggtttttcaccactGTGAACCCGTCCATGCCGaactaaattgtttttatcagtaaatgttttattacaaaaatcacaagaaaatggtttttcaccggtGTGAATTCGCTTATGAGTAGTTAAAGTGATTTgttgtgtaaattttttcatacaaatatcacaggaaaatggtttttcaccactGTGAACccttttatgtttaattaaattaccttgaacagtaaattttttattacaaatattacaagaaaatggtttttcaccagaaTGAATCAGTTTATGTCGAACTAAAGTATTATTTTGAGTAAatgctttattacaaatatcacatgaaaattgtttttcgccgctgtgaattcgtttatgtaaaactaaattacttttctgattaaaagttttattacaaacatcacatgaaaatagtttttcttgtttttctccggtatgaattcgtttatgaaaatttaacctACTTTttcgagtaaatgttttatcacaaaaatcacatGAAAACGCTTTTTTTCCAATTGGATCTTGTTGGGTTTCTAACAAACTTTCATCTATTACTTCATCTTTGATCATTAATTCTGaatgtaattctttttcaagttCACTGCTATCATCTTCCCGTATTTCGTTTTTAATTCGTCCATCTTCCATTGTGTCCACTTCATCTTTTAATTctgtatttaaatcattttcaattttgatattttcgtaatttattgtaaatatttgttctttattttcatcaatGCTTTCATGTTTCATTTCTAGTAATATTTCTTCCATTCTATGATTATCATTGCTAGtattttcgaataatatttcatttttaattcgaCCATCTTCCATTGTAACATTGTCatctaatttttcatttttgatgattaTGTCTGAATTTGATtggttttcaaatttaattctttcttcattgataaataaattattatatttaaatgaaatattttccatttttgattctatataaaatttatttgtcaaacTTTCCTTTTGAAGGAATGCTGgattttcattaaaagaaaTAGGAATTGTTCATTTCTTGTTAATCGTGATTTGttccatttattattttttatggtttgtTCACTTTGGACGCTCATACACTTTAAACCACGGTCCTTTAAACTAAAGTTCGAATTCGGACACATTCATCCAAGCTTGTAAGCTGGAGTGAGAACTGCCTCTCCTTCATTGGGATCTGATCATGAAGCATATAGGCAGGAGAAcaatcgctatagaaaatattgtacccgaaatatggataaaataagtgaggcgctgcgatcaatacgtagtatcaataaaagctggctgttgtgcgctaatttcaaatgatatatcaatttgtacattatgctaacaacaacagctaacttcacagatactacttcttgatgacagcgcggctggtggcttaaaaatgaactataaatgctacaaatttttagggacaggtacgctaatgctttagtacatagcgatctttctcctgttctataaccttcatggtaaaatactatgacttgtgctccactccacaagtcatagtaaaatactatgacttgtgctccactccacaagtcatagtaaaatactatgacttgtgctccacttcacaagtcatagtaaaatacttgacttgtgctccataccacaagtcatagtaaaatactatgacttgtgctccactccacaagtcatagtaaaatactatgacttgtgctccacttcacaagtcatagtaaaatactatgacttgtgctccataccacaagtcatagtaaaatactatgacttgtgctccataccacaagtcatagtaaaatactatgacttgtgctccactccacaagtcatagtaaaatactgtgacttgtgctccactccacaagtcatagtaaaatactatgacttgtgctccactccacaagtcatagtaaaatactatgacttgtgctccacttcacaagtcatagtaaaatactatgacttgtgctccacttcacaagtcatagtaaaatactatgacttttgctccactccacaagtcatagtaaaatactatgacttgtgctccactccacaagtcatagtaaaatactatgacttgtgctccacttcacaagtcatagtaaaatactatgacttgtgctccacttcacaagtcatagtaaaatactatgacttgtgctccactccacaagtcatagtaaattactatgacttgtgctccactccacaagtcatagtaaaatactatgacttgtgctccacttcacaagtcatagtaaaatactatgacttgtgctccataccacaagtcatagtaaaatactatgacttgtgctccacttcacaagtcatagtaaaatactatgacttgtgctccataccacaagtcatagtaaaatactatgacttgtgttccactccacaagtcatagtaaaatactgtgacttgtgctccactccacaagtcatagtaaaatactatgacttgtgctccataccacaagtcatagtaaaatactatgacttgtgctccacttcacaagtcatagtaaaatactatgacttgtgctccataccacaagtcatagtaaaatactatgacttgtgctccactccacaagtcatagtaaaatactgtgacttgtgctccactccacaagtcatagtaaaatactatgacttgtgctccactccacaagtcatagtaaaatactatgacttgtgctccacttcacaagtcatagtaaaatactatgacttgtgctccactgcacaagtcatagtaaaatactatgacttgtgctccacttcacaagtcatagtaaaatactatgacttgtgctccactgcacaagtcatagtaaaatactatgacttgtgctccact
This region includes:
- the LOC123296359 gene encoding gastrula zinc finger protein XlCGF8.2DB-like, yielding MEDGRIKNEILFENTSNDNHRMEEILLEMKHEKLKDEVDTMEDGRIKNEIREDDSSELEKELHSELMIKDEVIDESLLETQQDPIGKKAFSCDFCDKTFTRKSNLIKHKRVHSGEKPFSCDICMKKFTQQITLTTHKRIHTGEKPFSCDFCNKTFTDKNNLVRHGRVHSGEKPFSCDICCKKYTQQHHLVKHKRSHTGEKPFYSNENKFSCDICNKNFTRQDNLATHKILHTGEKPFSCDFCNEKFSRKDALTIHKRIHTEEKPFSCDLCNKTFTVQSSLVRHKKIHTGIVDL